In Triticum urartu cultivar G1812 unplaced genomic scaffold, Tu2.1 TuUngrouped_contig_5728, whole genome shotgun sequence, the genomic window ATGATGTTACAGTCTGGATGCATTGCAGCCCACTGAAAACCCTGTATAAGATCAATCTCTCTCTCCCCAAATATATATGAAGCGTCGGTGCTATGCTTCAATATCCATTCTTGACTGAGGTAGTTCTCAAGAACATAAACCACCAGTTCAACCATACGTTCATCAGTTTCCAGAAAACTGACAAAATGCAAAGAACCCTGAGATTTCTGAATGAGACCAACAGTGCAAAGTTCAGGGATAGGTATCTTCCTCCATGTTTTCCCCTCGGTGTCCACCACGGCTATATCATCATCCATGGTGAGAAAATGCAGACAGCCGTTAAGAAACACATCTCCCGAGTGATGACCAACAAGGGAAACAAATGCTTCATCATCTTCTGTATCAATCCATCCGTTCTCCTTGTGAACCCATTCCCCTGTTTCAGAGGAATACACCTCCATTCCGGGCTGGCTGATGTCGTGATCCTCGGAGAACTCAAACACATGGAAGTGATCCGACACGGCTGGGTCAAAACCCAGACGTGCCATGCACTCGGTGCCGGCATTGATCGAGTCGGGCAACCGGACCCACTCCTCCGTGGCTGGATTGCACACGACGTAATGGAAGTCGTCCTGGCCTTCCCAGCAGCGGCAGAGGAGGAGGCCGTTGCAGCAGGACAGCAggaagatgctctggtgctgcgGCAGGAAATCAAAGAGAGGAGAGACCAGAGGGCGGCCTGTCCCGGTGACGTTGGTGAAACTGGGAGCTGGCGCCGGCTCGCTGCGGGGCATGTAGAAGAAACCCTCGAGGGTCTGCGGCAGCTGCCTTTGGTTGTGCGGGTGCGAGATGATGCCCCGCCAGGTCCTGGAGACGCACATGCAGCGGCGGAGCGACTTGACGGGGAGACGGGAG contains:
- the LOC125529619 gene encoding F-box protein At5g07610-like, yielding MRTVASLTDDLLVEILSRLPVKSLRRCMCVSRTWRGIISHPHNQRQLPQTLEGFFYMPRSEPAPAPSFTNVTGTGRPLVSPLFDFLPQHQSIFLLSCCNGLLLCRCWEGQDDFHYVVCNPATEEWVRLPDSINAGTECMARLGFDPAVSDHFHVFEFSEDHDISQPGMEVYSSETGEWVHKENGWIDTEDDEAFVSLVGHHSGDVFLNGCLHFLTMDDDIAVVDTEGKTWRKIPIPELCTVGLIQKSQGSLHFVSFLETDERMVELVVYVLENYLSQEWILKHSTDASYIFGEREIDLIQGFQWAAMHPDCNIIFLTVGWDNTLVSYDMDHHKIQEICDLGGDDNLRYLPYVPLYSELQTLHA